CAGTTACAAAACCAAAGGGAGAAATTGTACTGAGAATATTACTAGGAGAAATAGACACAGAGGTGACATTATGTGTGGTTGACATAGAttcaccatataatatgttgctaggaagaccgtGGGTGCACGCGATAAAAGCTGTAGAGTCAACATTACATCAATGCATAAGGTTTCCAattccaagtggaataggtgagATTAAAGGAGATGTTGCAGATGCGAAGCATTGTAATGAAATGGATGTAAAGAGTTATGAAGGCCGTGCGAAGAAATGAAAAGATCGCTGGAAAAGGGCAAAAGAATTAAAGAACGAAGAAGAATTTCGCATATACATGATCAGAACGAAAGAGGGAAAAGGAATTCCAAGCGAAATACCAGATGAGGAAGGTGAACCAATTCGAGAGATAAAAGATCCAATACCAATGGGAGATCCAAAGCCAAATTTCACcgcggcagaaccaacaaaagaaataaatgttggtacaaaagaagaactaaaaatatcaaaaattggaACTAAgatgggaaaagaagaagaagaaagaataataAACATTTTACGAGAATATAATGATGTCATCGCGTGGAAAATGGAagaaatgccaggaatagatccgtCTGTCGCATGTCATAGATTGGAAATTAAGAAGAACGCAAAACCAttcaaaaaagaataagaaagataGCAACAACATATCATCAACAAATAGAAACAGAATTGCAAAAAATGTTACAAGCAGGGATCATAAGGCCAAAAAAATACCCGGAGtggatagcaaatatggtggTCGTGGCAAAAAAGAACAAAGGAATATAGATCTGTATAGATTTCACTGATCTAAATAAAGCATGCCCGAAAGACAGCTTCCTGTTACCGGATATCGCATAAATGGTAGAACCAGCATCAGGAAATGATAGGGTTTCATTATTGGATGGATAtaaaggttacaatcagattcctttagctgaagaagatcaagaacatacagcTTCCTTCACACCCAGAggattatattgttacacgaaaatgccgtttggtttaaaaaatgcagGTGCGACATATCAGAGAATGGTTGAAAAGGTGTTTGCGGATTGGATACATAAAActttagaagtctacgttgatgacatgctggTAAAAAGTTAAAAAAGCAGAAGATCATGtggataatttgagagaaatcttCGAACAAATGCGAAAGTTTAATATTAAGGTAAACCCAGAAAAATGCGTCTTTGGAGTATCATCACGAAAATTTTTGGGTTACAtaatatcaaaagaaggaatcgaagttgatccagaaaaagtacaAGCAGTCCGAGACATGCCACCACCTGCCACTATAAAAGATGTTCAGAAATTAAATGGTTTGATAGCATCACTGGGGAGATTTGTTTCGCGCTCTTCAGATAAGTGCAAACACTTTTTTAATATACTAAAGAAGGGAACAAAATTTGAGTGGACAGAAGAGTGAGATAAAGCATTGTTGAGCTTCAAAAATTACTTAATGAATCTATCAATCATGCATAAGGCAATACCAGGAGAAGAATTGCTCTTGTATTTGGCATCAACACCATATGCTTTAAGTATTGTTTTGATACGCGTGGAtcaaagagttgaggaaccaatatatTACATAAGAAAGACGTACAACTCAGCAGAGATAAATTACTAAAAAATAGAAAAACTAATTCTTGCACTGGTTTATGCATCATTCATACTTCGCATTTATTTCCAGGCTCACAAAATTAAAGtactaacaaaagtaccaatagAACCTacaatgaagaattcaaaaaaaattaggaaGGATTGAAAGGTGGAATGCATAATTGGGGAACTACAATATTAATTATGAAGTATTGTCATCACCTAAATCACAAGTTATCCCAGAGTTCTTTGCGGAGTTTTCCTTAGAAGAAGACGAATGCGTTGAAGACATGATGggtgttgatgaagaatatggAAATGCAAAAGATCTATTGACAGATCATAATCCAAATATATGGGAAATATTAGTTGACGGATCGTCTAATGGAGAAGGAAATTGAATTGGAATTGTGTTCATTTCACCAAAAGCGGTGCGAATAACTTACTCTTTCAGGTTGGAGttcgcatccacaaataatgaaactgaatatgaagcagtggttcATGCGTTAAAATTAGCAATCGAAATGCAGATAAAAGAAGCcagaataactagtgattcacAATTGGTAATTCGACAAATTGAAGGTTCGTATAGTACCAATGATCCATCtctacaaaaatataagaaattaGTGTCCGAATTAGCAGCATAAATCCAAAAAGTAAGTTGGAGACACGTCAGTAGAAAAGATAACAGGTTCGCAGACGCGTTAGCCTATATTACTTCCATGTTAGTAGATCCAGTTGCACGAGATTTGAAATCCTAACACTCTACTGGACTTCcgtaaagaaagaagaagaagaagaagaagttgtggaTGCGATGATCGTATAAAATATTCCATATGAAcaacaaactgaagaagaagattggagaactGAGCTTCATTTATACTTAGAAAAGGGAGAATTACAGAGAAACAGATTAGAGGCTCATAAAATAAAAAGTCGTGCGACAAATTATGAGTTAAGATATGGTATCCTATATAAA
This DNA window, taken from Papaver somniferum cultivar HN1 chromosome 3, ASM357369v1, whole genome shotgun sequence, encodes the following:
- the LOC113359239 gene encoding uncharacterized protein LOC113359239 translates to MGYKDEEMTHPTYNLHGFNKAVTKPKGEIVLRILLGEIDTEVTLCVVDIDSPYNMLLGRPWVHAIKAVESTLHQCIRFPIPSGIGEIKGDVADAKHCNEMDVKSYEGRAKK